One window from the genome of Nitrosospira multiformis encodes:
- the acpP gene encoding acyl carrier protein, with product MENVEQRIKKIVAEQLGVNEADVKNESSFVDDLGADSLDTVELVMALEEEFKCEIPDEQAEKINTVQQAIDYINSHSN from the coding sequence ATGGAAAATGTAGAGCAGCGTATAAAAAAGATCGTGGCCGAGCAACTGGGAGTGAATGAGGCGGATGTCAAAAACGAATCATCCTTTGTGGATGATCTGGGCGCCGACTCGCTTGATACCGTGGAGCTGGTCATGGCGTTGGAAGAAGAATTCAAGTGCGAAATTCCCGATGAGCAGGCAGAGAAAATAAATACCGTTCAGCAGGCCATTGATTATATCAATTCTCACTCCAACTAA
- the fabF gene encoding beta-ketoacyl-ACP synthase II, producing the protein MSKRRVVITGLGIISPIGNTVPDAWTNVVAGKSGVTRITRFDASAFASQIAGEVKDFDVTNYLSVKDARRMDIFIHYGMAAAIQAVKDAGLGEIAGTNLDAERIGVNIGSGIGGLSMIENTHDTYHVGGPRKISPFFIPSTIINMIAGNLSIMFGFKGPNLAIVTACTTATHCIGDSARLIEYGDVDVMVAGGAESCVTPLAIGGFASARALSTRNDDPVTASRPWDKDRDGFVLGEGAGVLVLEEMEHAKRRGAKIYAELAGFGMSADAYHMTAPSEDGEGAARCMTSALRNAGIEAAGVDYINAHGTSTPLGDIAETIAVKRCFGEHAKKLVVNSTKSMTGHLLGAAGGVEAIFSALAVHHQISPPTINIFDQDPVCDLDYVPNTAREMKIDVAMSNSFGFGGTNGTLIFRKI; encoded by the coding sequence TTGTCCAAACGTAGGGTAGTTATCACTGGTCTGGGTATTATTTCGCCTATCGGAAACACCGTTCCGGATGCATGGACCAATGTTGTCGCGGGAAAATCGGGTGTTACCCGCATTACCCGTTTCGATGCTTCCGCATTTGCGTCCCAGATTGCCGGTGAGGTCAAGGATTTCGATGTCACAAATTATCTTTCTGTTAAAGATGCGCGCCGGATGGATATTTTTATCCACTATGGCATGGCTGCGGCAATCCAGGCGGTCAAGGACGCGGGTCTCGGGGAGATAGCCGGTACGAACCTAGATGCCGAGCGTATCGGCGTTAATATCGGCTCCGGAATCGGAGGCTTATCGATGATAGAGAATACCCACGACACTTATCACGTGGGTGGTCCGCGCAAGATCTCGCCCTTCTTCATTCCCAGTACCATCATCAATATGATCGCCGGTAACCTGTCCATCATGTTCGGATTCAAAGGGCCGAATCTTGCGATTGTCACCGCCTGTACCACTGCGACTCATTGCATTGGCGACTCGGCACGTCTGATCGAATACGGTGATGTGGATGTAATGGTCGCGGGTGGTGCGGAGTCCTGCGTAACACCGCTCGCCATTGGCGGATTTGCTTCGGCGCGGGCCCTGTCGACTCGCAACGACGATCCCGTTACCGCTAGCCGGCCGTGGGATAAAGACCGGGATGGTTTTGTGCTGGGTGAGGGGGCGGGGGTTCTGGTGCTGGAAGAAATGGAACATGCCAAGCGCCGGGGAGCGAAGATTTATGCTGAACTGGCCGGCTTCGGCATGAGTGCTGATGCCTACCACATGACTGCTCCCTCTGAAGATGGCGAGGGCGCTGCGCGTTGCATGACCAGTGCACTCAGAAATGCAGGGATAGAAGCCGCCGGAGTGGATTACATTAATGCGCATGGCACTTCCACTCCGCTGGGTGACATTGCGGAAACCATTGCGGTGAAGCGCTGCTTTGGCGAGCATGCGAAGAAACTTGTGGTTAATTCCACAAAATCCATGACTGGACACTTGTTGGGTGCGGCGGGCGGGGTTGAGGCCATATTCTCTGCCTTGGCGGTGCATCATCAGATTTCTCCTCCCACCATCAATATTTTCGACCAGGATCCGGTATGCGATCTGGATTACGTTCCCAATACCGCGCGAGAAATGAAGATTGATGTGGCGATGTCAAATTCATTTGGCTTTGGTGGCACAAACGGTACGCTGATCTTCCGTAAGATTTGA
- the mltG gene encoding endolytic transglycosylase MltG, whose translation MRTLKRIIFLVLASAILFAGWFAYQINKPVQLPVVPYEFSIEPGSSLRSVAKQLVDAGVLHDVWSFVLLSRVMGLASSLKAGDYEIAASTSPLQLLERITKGDINQSEIRFIEGWTFSQLRQILDAHPAIRHDTTHLADKEILRLIGAGETPAEGLFFPDTYFFARGSSDITILRRAYHAMQNHLNTAWAERAADLPLTDPYQALILASIVEKETGRESDRTMVAGVFINRLRLGMLLQTDPTVIYGLGKKFDGNLRKKDLLTDQEYNTYTRGGLPPTPIAMPGLASIQAALNPAKTNALYFVAKGNGESHFSNNLADHNRAVSRYQRRQPP comes from the coding sequence ATGCGGACGCTAAAACGCATCATTTTCCTTGTGCTGGCCAGTGCAATCCTGTTTGCTGGATGGTTTGCCTATCAGATCAACAAACCCGTTCAGCTTCCCGTTGTTCCCTACGAGTTCTCCATCGAACCCGGTAGCAGCTTGAGAAGCGTTGCGAAGCAATTAGTCGATGCGGGCGTTTTGCACGATGTCTGGTCTTTTGTCCTGTTGTCGCGGGTGATGGGACTTGCATCTTCACTCAAGGCCGGAGATTATGAAATTGCGGCAAGCACTTCCCCACTGCAATTACTGGAACGTATCACCAAAGGCGACATCAATCAGAGTGAGATCAGATTTATAGAAGGCTGGACTTTTTCACAGCTTAGACAAATCCTGGACGCGCATCCAGCCATCCGGCACGACACCACTCATCTTGCTGACAAGGAAATCCTGCGGTTAATCGGCGCGGGCGAAACGCCAGCGGAAGGATTGTTTTTTCCCGATACCTATTTTTTTGCGCGGGGCAGCAGCGACATCACCATATTGAGGCGTGCTTACCACGCAATGCAGAACCATCTCAATACGGCATGGGCCGAACGCGCCGCGGATCTGCCCCTGACAGATCCTTATCAGGCATTGATCCTGGCATCAATTGTTGAAAAAGAAACCGGTAGGGAGAGCGATCGCACCATGGTGGCAGGGGTATTTATCAACCGGTTGCGATTAGGCATGTTGCTGCAAACTGATCCAACTGTTATTTATGGTCTGGGAAAAAAATTTGACGGCAACCTGCGTAAGAAAGATCTTCTGACCGATCAGGAATACAATACGTACACGCGCGGTGGCTTGCCACCCACCCCCATTGCCATGCCGGGACTGGCCTCGATTCAGGCAGCGTTGAATCCCGCTAAAACCAATGCCCTTTACTTTGTCGCAAAAGGGAATGGGGAATCGCATTTTTCCAATAATCTGGCGGATCACAATCGTGCCGTATCAAGGTATCAGAGACGACAGCCACCTTAG
- the gshA gene encoding glutamate--cysteine ligase, whose amino-acid sequence MSHKSSNERFKKAIDASLRPVLVGGLKGIEKESLRITRAGSLSQLPHPRQLGAALMHPHITTDYSEALLELITPALADTGQMLGFLTDLHQYVCAHIGDELLLAASMPIGDLRDPVIPIAEYGTSNVGRMKHIYRRGLSYRYGRCMQVIAGIHFNYSLPEPFWPQYQHFMKHSGDLQSFTTQAYMGMIRNLQRYGWLILYLFGSSPAVGKSFIDSRQSAHARTLEKFDETSYYKPYATSLRMSEIGYLNPVQSMFHISFNSMEEYIRDLRRATTIPYLGYERIGAKVGGQYRQLNTHFLQIENEYYTSVRPKQPTRPNERPLQALGSRGIQYIEIRAVDVDLFEPAGISIETMRFLEALSLFCLFQSNAGHDLRQHEEISGNALAVANRGRDPELKLLDHGREIPLRQWALRLCGQMQEICEILDYGDRDKPYTQALSKQVEVIHHPELTASARMLSAMRTQKMSITELVLQKSHEYTRDFRQCTLDASVKRRFDLEVETSLAQQQQLDATHEIPFDHYLSNYFQDAAASSMLSQNLPQNIPDGFLKTRN is encoded by the coding sequence ATGTCACACAAGTCATCTAATGAACGCTTCAAAAAGGCCATTGACGCATCCCTCCGGCCGGTATTAGTGGGTGGTCTGAAAGGGATCGAGAAGGAAAGCCTGCGCATCACCCGCGCCGGATCCCTCTCGCAGCTGCCTCATCCGCGTCAGCTCGGGGCTGCATTGATGCATCCGCATATCACCACGGATTATTCCGAGGCGCTATTGGAATTGATCACGCCGGCATTAGCGGATACAGGCCAGATGCTGGGGTTTCTGACGGATTTGCATCAATACGTCTGCGCGCACATCGGTGATGAATTGTTGCTGGCAGCCAGCATGCCGATCGGCGATTTGCGGGACCCGGTCATTCCCATTGCCGAGTATGGTACCTCCAATGTGGGGAGGATGAAGCATATCTACCGGCGGGGGTTGAGCTACCGCTACGGCCGTTGCATGCAGGTCATCGCCGGTATCCATTTCAACTATTCGCTGCCCGAGCCATTCTGGCCGCAATATCAGCATTTCATGAAGCATTCCGGCGATCTGCAATCGTTCACGACGCAGGCGTATATGGGAATGATCAGGAACTTGCAGCGTTATGGCTGGCTGATCCTGTATTTGTTCGGTTCGTCCCCGGCGGTCGGCAAGAGCTTCATCGATAGCCGTCAGTCTGCGCATGCCCGCACTTTGGAGAAGTTCGATGAGACTTCTTATTACAAGCCTTACGCGACTTCTTTGAGGATGAGCGAGATCGGCTATTTGAATCCGGTTCAATCGATGTTTCATATTTCCTTTAACAGTATGGAGGAGTACATCCGTGACTTGCGCCGGGCGACTACGATCCCTTATCTCGGCTACGAGCGGATCGGGGCAAAGGTGGGCGGCCAGTACCGGCAGTTGAATACCCATTTCCTGCAAATCGAGAACGAGTATTACACTTCGGTGCGGCCGAAGCAGCCGACGCGACCCAATGAGCGGCCGCTGCAGGCGCTGGGAAGCCGGGGGATTCAGTATATTGAGATACGCGCGGTGGATGTCGATCTGTTTGAGCCTGCGGGTATTTCGATCGAGACCATGCGCTTTCTCGAGGCATTGAGTCTTTTCTGTTTATTCCAGTCCAATGCGGGGCATGACTTGAGGCAGCATGAGGAGATTAGCGGGAATGCGTTGGCGGTGGCCAACCGGGGCAGGGATCCGGAGCTGAAGCTGTTGGACCATGGGCGGGAGATTCCGCTGCGGCAATGGGCGCTGAGGCTGTGCGGGCAAATGCAGGAGATCTGTGAGATCCTGGATTATGGCGATCGCGATAAACCCTACACCCAGGCGTTGAGCAAACAGGTCGAAGTGATCCATCACCCCGAGTTGACCGCTTCGGCCAGGATGCTGTCGGCCATGCGGACGCAAAAGATGTCGATTACCGAGCTGGTGTTGCAGAAATCCCATGAATACACCCGCGACTTCAGGCAGTGTACATTGGATGCTTCGGTGAAGAGGCGCTTTGATCTCGAGGTCGAAACATCGCTGGCGCAGCAGCAACAGCTGGATGCCACGCATGAGATTCCTTTCGATCACTACCTGAGCAACTATTTCCAGGATGCCGCCGCCAGCAGCATGCTTTCGCAGAATCTACCTCAAAATATACCGGACGGTTTTCTCAAAACCCGGAATTAG
- a CDS encoding HpcH/HpaI aldolase/citrate lyase family protein — protein sequence MSHTLYEASVLRVQRCELAVPGSNPGMFEKAMKSGVDFIFLDLEDAVAPDDKIKARKNVIEALNDLDWKGHGVTISVRINGLDTQFMVRDVVDLVEQAGHRIDTILIPKVGVYADVYMVEAMLNQLEMQQGLKNRIGTEALIETALGMANVEDIARNGVSGRLEALHFGVADYAASNRARTTNIGGLNPDYPGDQWHAAISRMTVACRAYGLRPIDGPFGDIKDPDGYKLAAKRAAALGCEGKWAIHPSQIVLANDVFTPPAGEIEKAHRILAALAEAAAQGKGAAALDGRLIDAASARMANNVVKMAEAIAAKT from the coding sequence ATGAGTCACACATTATATGAAGCTTCTGTCCTACGTGTGCAGCGCTGCGAGTTGGCTGTTCCGGGATCGAACCCGGGTATGTTTGAGAAAGCGATGAAAAGCGGCGTGGATTTCATTTTTCTTGATCTTGAAGATGCGGTCGCTCCCGATGACAAAATAAAAGCACGTAAAAATGTAATCGAAGCGCTCAATGATCTTGATTGGAAAGGTCATGGCGTAACAATCTCAGTGCGTATAAATGGTCTGGATACGCAATTTATGGTTCGCGACGTAGTTGATCTGGTCGAACAAGCGGGCCACAGAATTGATACCATTTTGATTCCAAAAGTAGGGGTTTATGCTGATGTCTATATGGTGGAGGCCATGCTGAATCAGCTGGAAATGCAACAGGGGCTAAAGAATAGAATTGGTACTGAAGCGCTGATTGAAACTGCCTTGGGCATGGCTAATGTAGAGGATATTGCCCGTAATGGCGTATCGGGCCGTCTCGAAGCGCTGCATTTCGGTGTGGCCGACTACGCTGCCAGTAATCGTGCCAGAACGACGAATATTGGCGGACTCAATCCGGATTATCCAGGCGATCAATGGCATGCCGCCATCAGTCGTATGACAGTTGCCTGCCGTGCCTATGGCCTGCGTCCTATAGACGGCCCCTTTGGCGATATTAAGGATCCCGATGGTTATAAACTGGCGGCTAAAAGAGCCGCTGCGTTGGGTTGTGAAGGCAAATGGGCTATCCATCCGTCACAAATTGTGCTCGCAAATGATGTATTCACACCGCCTGCCGGGGAAATTGAGAAAGCGCACCGTATTCTGGCCGCGTTAGCGGAAGCGGCGGCTCAAGGCAAGGGAGCGGCTGCGCTGGATGGTCGATTGATTGATGCTGCCTCGGCAAGAATGGCCAACAACGTCGTTAAAATGGCAGAAGCAATCGCTGCAAAAACCTGA